The DNA window CAGACCTCAGCCCATTGGATAATGCTGTGCCTTCTGCCTTTCAAAAGGGGCTTTGTAGGCCTGCACAGGATCATTTTGTTCCTCATCTTCACCCTGCCTTGATTAATATAAGGAAGAAAATCTTTACTTAGATTCTTTCTACAAACTTTGCTGAGGTCTGCAGAATCTACATCTAAGAACATATCCATCCCACAATTGGCTTCGACTAGCCGCTATTTAAACTGGAACAATGTAGTGCCAAAAGAGGTATGAACTTCCCCCTTTGTCTTGATGGAATGGGTCATGACTGAAACTACCATCTGTCTTTGTcactgaaatttaatttaaaagtatTTTGTTACAGTATTAGCAtctgatcctgtaaacacttacTAGTGATTGTGGCTCTTAATGCAGTCAGTTGGGACAGTGCCCTTTAAGCTTTTGCAAAATTGGGACCTTAACTTGCAATATAATCCACAGAAAGCTTTCAGTCTGACAAAATATGTACGAACtgctgtttaaaatgtttttttttcacagCATTCGGTGGCTATAGATTCTGGATTCAGGAACTCTGGTATTACTGTTGGCAGAAGAGGTAAAATTATGATGGTATGCACTATTTTTCTACTTCGCTATAGAATTTAGCAATTATTTATTAACATGAGCACATTTTAAGTATGTGGGAAATTTGaataatactttaaaaatgaCACTTCCCTGACATGGCATATCACTCTCCTCACAAAGAAATACAACCAGATCTTTTCAGGTGGTTTTCTTGTAATGAATGCACCTACTTTTTAGAGCTATTATCTCCTAATGTAATTCAAATGAATACATCTGTGTGTGCCTCTAGGCTGTCCGGAGTACTCATTGCTTAGAAGTTCCACTAAGTCACATGGGGAAATTGATGGTCACTGAAGAATATGTTGACTTTCTGGTACAGATAGCTAATCGGAAGATGGAAGAAAACATGAAGAGAATTGACAGGTTTGTTAGATTATGTGCATCCTGTGTCACTACATCTAAAtccagagaagtgtaaaatttGTCTGCTAACCAGTAGACCAGGAAGATTAGCCACAAAAAATAATAGTATAACAAACTGAAAATTTGATCTCAGAGGGTTTTGGTATTTTTAAATTATGGATGACCCTAGAGGATCATTTAACCATATATAATCAACAGTATCAGGTAGTGGAGAGAAGATTTGTTACAGAGCTTTTTAAAAAGTCCATACAGGACTTCCATTGTTGCTCCAGATATCTGGCATGAATAGCACATTGAGTTCTAGTCTCAGAGTATTAACTTCCACAGCTGCATCTTCATGTGGAGTTTGTGTTTGATTAGATTTTACAATGTTTAAGGACAGGAGATTCACCTTTTGATAAAGCCAGGAATATCTCATTTTATTCTACAGGAATTTACACATAATTTCCTAGGTTATTCAGTTTAGAATGCACCTGTTAACGTTGCTGTACAAATTTTAGTCtaaggttcccaaactgtggtctgtggaacACTTGCCTGTGACTAGTTACACAGTACTGGCTTTTCTACTCATTTCCAGTTGTGAGAAACAAAAGAGAGAGGGCGGGCAGAAGAAATACAGAGCAAAAGGATACAGGACAAAACACgtatttagattttttaaaaatatttttctgaattaattgctgtagttgccacagggatgttaaagtAATTGCAAATGGGAGTGATGATGGTGCATCTGATTATGAATAGGATTGACCATTAGACGCTATTAAGATGTGATGCAAACCATAAAAGTGTTTGAGATCATCTGTTGTGTAGTTTTCAGCAATATGAGTGGGACTGTCAATTAGATTCCTAGAAGGTCAGAGATTAGAGAACTAACAGAACATGCACAGAACACATGTGCTGGTATCCCTGAGTCCCCCACACAATACTGATCAGGTCGGCCTTTGGATTTTAGTTAGAATTATATGAAATGTTATACATGACATTTTGTGTTGCCAAAGTCTTAATGTTCTGTTTGCAGAACTTAAGCAAACATAATAAATACGTACTTGTTCCTTTCCAGGTTTTACAACTGCCTACAGTTAGCTTTGAAAACTGAACTCAGCATGAGTAACTCACCTCGTGAGACGATACAGAAGACTCATTCTGTGTATACtcacagaagaaaaagaaaaccagaTAAAGAGCCTGACGCGTGCACCTCTTCAGAGAATAAGGAAGATTCAGAAACCGAAGATGACCCAGAAGCCAATCTCAATATTTTTTCCTGAAATCTATTGATACAGGATACCTATTTTCTAATATAGGTGTAGTTATGTTAACACAGATTGCTAGCTTTAATGATGCTTCTCTTGTACTGCTCTTTATAAGAGCTTTCATACTGCTGTGCTCTAGGAAGTTATGCTGtcatgaaagtttatgctgaaGACAGTGTTCACTTAA is part of the Mauremys mutica isolate MM-2020 ecotype Southern chromosome 8, ASM2049712v1, whole genome shotgun sequence genome and encodes:
- the TYW3 gene encoding tRNA wybutosine-synthesizing protein 3 homolog; amino-acid sequence: MAAFRRWKEQRLARADESRKGSVDEAIAGLVQLLNGQERFCTTSSCAGRLLLAQAPARGFNGYEVQKKNCSWLMVTHQLCAKEDVMTALQKATGDTVFKFEPFILHVQCQELQDAQLLHSVAIDSGFRNSGITVGRRGKIMMAVRSTHCLEVPLSHMGKLMVTEEYVDFLVQIANRKMEENMKRIDRFYNCLQLALKTELSMSNSPRETIQKTHSVYTHRRKRKPDKEPDACTSSENKEDSETEDDPEANLNIFS